In one Thunnus maccoyii chromosome 12, fThuMac1.1, whole genome shotgun sequence genomic region, the following are encoded:
- the LOC121909228 gene encoding zinc finger protein 420-like isoform X2: MNDMEFPLSSLALLVPPLRLMSAVMWEVVRQRNIKHYGKLEEFVSMVTDAVPELMSKREGRLLSLGLRARTTLELLRSEHPEDLKAVESHLNRIRSSCIEETNDPVIEAPEANFMKLVQGLIEDTDGREHFLKNVFPVEYGPDFDTALETLVCEFFTRLEELLPIPDFKQTASWISAAPSVLEEYMQCVSNGEDLKFLLQSKQCHGKLAKNTVAPFQSDDLLIPSLSLPPSLEVAIASHPSACDDENNDVPQIVMFDEELSTNPSTSTDFPESPKRTDISSSPRRRQQPGMHKCSECDKCFKHHSVLIEHQRVHSGLQPYNCSECGRAFRTATLLAGHRLRKCKNAAYLCIKCGNSFPTSLDKFRHHCPKRGRNYDCGHCGKSFQKSSSLKEHLLTHVQSRLFKCSHCGVGFSGIGDLKYHQQVDHDKPYQCKQCGKSFISSKCLTKHQQRHEEVGEMETTAKLMSGGKHRKSGSAHRTSSTSMSSRKMAVKAVYPRGRVTHNCPLCGRSFKYRFEFLEHQRFHTAVKPYKCSQCGKAFRTEAHLSGHRKRKCKNAAHICTKCGCQFRSLHERVRHQCVQLLTKYECSHCGKTFKMAHLLRNHQMTEHQLPYSPNHRFRCRYCDETFPGISELKYHQRVDHEKPYQCQECGKCFLSEKCLSNHELRHNDDRPESCLVCGRGFRNRYDLKQHMRTHTGERPYQCTHCSQCFSTAGGLRSHTRVHTGEKPHVCPDCGKAFSQMGAMRTHRLTHTGERPFKCTVCGKGFTMAHKVTVHMRVHTGERPYVCSQCGKAFSDGSVLKQHMLNHSGVRPYHCQICPKTYTCLNHLRRHLKSHSNMN; this comes from the exons ATGAACGACATGG AGTTCCCCCTGTCATCACTAGCACTTCTGGTCCCACCACTAAGACTGATGTCAGCAGTGATGTGGGAAGTGGTGCGCCAGAGGAACATAAAGCACTATGGGAAACTGGAGGAGTTTGTGTCCATGGTAACAGATGCAGTTCCTGAGCTGATGAGTAAAAGAGAGGGGAGACTGCTCTCGTTGGGCCTGAGAGCGAGG ACCACTCTTGAACTGTTGCGCTCTGAGCACCCTGAAGATCTGAAGGCTGTTGAGAGTCACCTTAACAGAATCCGCTCATCTTGCATAGAGGAG ACAAATGATCCTGTAATTGAAGCACCGGAAGCAAACTTTATGAAGCTGGTACAAGGCCTCATTGAAGACACTGATGGCAGAGAACATTTTCTCAAG AATGTGTTTCCGGTGGAGTATGGTCCTGACTTCGACACGGCACTGGAGACTCTGGTTTGTGAATTCTTCACCAggctggaggagctgctgccAATACCAGATTTCAAGCAG ACTGCATCCTGGATCAGTGCTGCCCCCTCTGTCCTAGAGGAGTACATGCAGTGTGTCTCGAATGGAGAAGACCTCAAATTTCTTCTCCAGAGCAAACAGTGCCATGGAAAATTGGCAAAGAATACTGTTG CTCCTTTTCAGTCGGATGATCTTCTcattccctctctgtctcttccccCGTCGCTGGAAGTGGCCATCGCTTCCCATCCTAGTGCTTGTGATGATGAAAACAACGACGTTCCTCAGATAGTCATGTTTGACGAAGAGCTGTCTACAAACCCTTCCACCTCGACCGACTTTCCTGAATCGCCGAAAAGGACTGACATCTCCTCGTCTCCCCGTCGGAGACAGCAGCCAGGAATGCATAAATGCTCTGAGTGCGACAAATGCTTCAAGCATCACTCAGTCCTCATCGAACACCAGAGAGTCCACAGCGGGCTGCAGCCTTACAACTGCTCTGAGTGTGGGAGAGCTTTCAGAACAGCCACGCTGCTGGCCGGTCACAGGCTACGGAAGTGCAAAAATGCTGCGTACCTTTGTATTAAATGCGGGAACAGTTTTCCAACTTCACTGGACAAATTCAGACACCACTGCCCGAAACGGGGCCGTAACTACGATTGCGGGCACTGCGGAAAGAGTTTCCAAAAGTCCAGCAGCCTAAAGGAACACCTGCTGACTCACGTTCAAAGCCGCCTTTTCAAGTGCAGCCATTGTGGGGTAGGCTTTTCAGGAATAGGTGACCTGAAGTATCATCAGCAGGTGGATCATGATAAGCCCTATCAGTGTAAGCAATGTGGAAAGAGCTTTATCTCCTCCAAGTGTCTGACCAAACATCAGCAACGGCATGAAGAGGTCGGCGAAATGGAGACCACCGCCAAATTAATGAGTGGAGGTAAACACAGGAAAAGTGGCTCAGCTCATCGGACTTCCTCAACATCTATGTCCTCGAGGAAAATGGCCGTCAAAGCGGTCTACCCACGAGGACGAGTCACTCACAACTGTCCGCTGTGTGGAAGGAGCTTTAAGTATCGTTTTGAATTCCTGGAACACCAGAGGTTCCACACCGCCGTGAAGCCTTACAAATGCTCGCAGTGTGGCAAAGCCTTCCGCACAGAGGCTCACTTGTCCGGacacaggaagaggaagtgcAAAAACGCCGCCCACATTTGCACCAAGTGTGGATGTCAGTTCAGGTCTCTACATGAACGTGTCAGACACCAGTGTGTGCAGCTGCTGACAAAATACGAGTGCTCTCATTGCGGGAAGACCTTCAAGATGGCCCACCTGCTGAGGAACCATCAGATGACCGAGCACCAGCTTCCATACAGCCCCAACCATCGTTTCAGGTGCAGGTATTGTGATGAGACGTTCCCCGGGATCAGCGAGCTCAAGTACCATCAGAGAGTTGACCATGAGAAACCCTACCAGTGCCAAGAATGTGGcaagtgtttcctgtctgagaAATGCCTCTCCAACCACGAGCTGCGTCACAACGACGACAGGCCAGAAAGCTGCCTCGTCTGCGGTCGCGGCTTCAGAAACCGCTACGACTTGAAGCAGCACATGCGCACTCACACAGGAGAACGACCGTACCAGTGCACTCACTGCTCACAGTGTTTTTCCACAGCGGGAGGACTGAGGAGTCACACCAGGGTTCACACTGGCGAGAAGCCGCACGTCTGCCCGGATTGTGGGAAGGCCTTCTCCCAGATGGGTGCAATGCGCACCCACAGGCTCACCCACACAGGAGAGAGGCCGTTCAAGTGCACAGTGTGCGGCAAAGGTTTCACAATGGCGCATAAGGTAACCGTGCACATGCGCGTGCACACTGGAGAGCGGCCGTACGTGTGCTCTCAGTGCGGGAAAGCATTCTCAGATGGCAGCGTGCTAAAGCAGCACATGCTGAACCACTCAGGGGTGAGACCGTACCACTGCCAGATCTGTCCCAAGACCTACACCTGTCTGAACCACCTGAGGAGGCACCTGAAAAGTCACTCTAACATGAACTGA
- the LOC121909228 gene encoding zinc finger protein 420-like isoform X1 gives MADSLKEFPLSSLALLVPPLRLMSAVMWEVVRQRNIKHYGKLEEFVSMVTDAVPELMSKREGRLLSLGLRARTTLELLRSEHPEDLKAVESHLNRIRSSCIEETNDPVIEAPEANFMKLVQGLIEDTDGREHFLKNVFPVEYGPDFDTALETLVCEFFTRLEELLPIPDFKQTASWISAAPSVLEEYMQCVSNGEDLKFLLQSKQCHGKLAKNTVAPFQSDDLLIPSLSLPPSLEVAIASHPSACDDENNDVPQIVMFDEELSTNPSTSTDFPESPKRTDISSSPRRRQQPGMHKCSECDKCFKHHSVLIEHQRVHSGLQPYNCSECGRAFRTATLLAGHRLRKCKNAAYLCIKCGNSFPTSLDKFRHHCPKRGRNYDCGHCGKSFQKSSSLKEHLLTHVQSRLFKCSHCGVGFSGIGDLKYHQQVDHDKPYQCKQCGKSFISSKCLTKHQQRHEEVGEMETTAKLMSGGKHRKSGSAHRTSSTSMSSRKMAVKAVYPRGRVTHNCPLCGRSFKYRFEFLEHQRFHTAVKPYKCSQCGKAFRTEAHLSGHRKRKCKNAAHICTKCGCQFRSLHERVRHQCVQLLTKYECSHCGKTFKMAHLLRNHQMTEHQLPYSPNHRFRCRYCDETFPGISELKYHQRVDHEKPYQCQECGKCFLSEKCLSNHELRHNDDRPESCLVCGRGFRNRYDLKQHMRTHTGERPYQCTHCSQCFSTAGGLRSHTRVHTGEKPHVCPDCGKAFSQMGAMRTHRLTHTGERPFKCTVCGKGFTMAHKVTVHMRVHTGERPYVCSQCGKAFSDGSVLKQHMLNHSGVRPYHCQICPKTYTCLNHLRRHLKSHSNMN, from the exons ATGGCTGACAGTTTGAAAG AGTTCCCCCTGTCATCACTAGCACTTCTGGTCCCACCACTAAGACTGATGTCAGCAGTGATGTGGGAAGTGGTGCGCCAGAGGAACATAAAGCACTATGGGAAACTGGAGGAGTTTGTGTCCATGGTAACAGATGCAGTTCCTGAGCTGATGAGTAAAAGAGAGGGGAGACTGCTCTCGTTGGGCCTGAGAGCGAGG ACCACTCTTGAACTGTTGCGCTCTGAGCACCCTGAAGATCTGAAGGCTGTTGAGAGTCACCTTAACAGAATCCGCTCATCTTGCATAGAGGAG ACAAATGATCCTGTAATTGAAGCACCGGAAGCAAACTTTATGAAGCTGGTACAAGGCCTCATTGAAGACACTGATGGCAGAGAACATTTTCTCAAG AATGTGTTTCCGGTGGAGTATGGTCCTGACTTCGACACGGCACTGGAGACTCTGGTTTGTGAATTCTTCACCAggctggaggagctgctgccAATACCAGATTTCAAGCAG ACTGCATCCTGGATCAGTGCTGCCCCCTCTGTCCTAGAGGAGTACATGCAGTGTGTCTCGAATGGAGAAGACCTCAAATTTCTTCTCCAGAGCAAACAGTGCCATGGAAAATTGGCAAAGAATACTGTTG CTCCTTTTCAGTCGGATGATCTTCTcattccctctctgtctcttccccCGTCGCTGGAAGTGGCCATCGCTTCCCATCCTAGTGCTTGTGATGATGAAAACAACGACGTTCCTCAGATAGTCATGTTTGACGAAGAGCTGTCTACAAACCCTTCCACCTCGACCGACTTTCCTGAATCGCCGAAAAGGACTGACATCTCCTCGTCTCCCCGTCGGAGACAGCAGCCAGGAATGCATAAATGCTCTGAGTGCGACAAATGCTTCAAGCATCACTCAGTCCTCATCGAACACCAGAGAGTCCACAGCGGGCTGCAGCCTTACAACTGCTCTGAGTGTGGGAGAGCTTTCAGAACAGCCACGCTGCTGGCCGGTCACAGGCTACGGAAGTGCAAAAATGCTGCGTACCTTTGTATTAAATGCGGGAACAGTTTTCCAACTTCACTGGACAAATTCAGACACCACTGCCCGAAACGGGGCCGTAACTACGATTGCGGGCACTGCGGAAAGAGTTTCCAAAAGTCCAGCAGCCTAAAGGAACACCTGCTGACTCACGTTCAAAGCCGCCTTTTCAAGTGCAGCCATTGTGGGGTAGGCTTTTCAGGAATAGGTGACCTGAAGTATCATCAGCAGGTGGATCATGATAAGCCCTATCAGTGTAAGCAATGTGGAAAGAGCTTTATCTCCTCCAAGTGTCTGACCAAACATCAGCAACGGCATGAAGAGGTCGGCGAAATGGAGACCACCGCCAAATTAATGAGTGGAGGTAAACACAGGAAAAGTGGCTCAGCTCATCGGACTTCCTCAACATCTATGTCCTCGAGGAAAATGGCCGTCAAAGCGGTCTACCCACGAGGACGAGTCACTCACAACTGTCCGCTGTGTGGAAGGAGCTTTAAGTATCGTTTTGAATTCCTGGAACACCAGAGGTTCCACACCGCCGTGAAGCCTTACAAATGCTCGCAGTGTGGCAAAGCCTTCCGCACAGAGGCTCACTTGTCCGGacacaggaagaggaagtgcAAAAACGCCGCCCACATTTGCACCAAGTGTGGATGTCAGTTCAGGTCTCTACATGAACGTGTCAGACACCAGTGTGTGCAGCTGCTGACAAAATACGAGTGCTCTCATTGCGGGAAGACCTTCAAGATGGCCCACCTGCTGAGGAACCATCAGATGACCGAGCACCAGCTTCCATACAGCCCCAACCATCGTTTCAGGTGCAGGTATTGTGATGAGACGTTCCCCGGGATCAGCGAGCTCAAGTACCATCAGAGAGTTGACCATGAGAAACCCTACCAGTGCCAAGAATGTGGcaagtgtttcctgtctgagaAATGCCTCTCCAACCACGAGCTGCGTCACAACGACGACAGGCCAGAAAGCTGCCTCGTCTGCGGTCGCGGCTTCAGAAACCGCTACGACTTGAAGCAGCACATGCGCACTCACACAGGAGAACGACCGTACCAGTGCACTCACTGCTCACAGTGTTTTTCCACAGCGGGAGGACTGAGGAGTCACACCAGGGTTCACACTGGCGAGAAGCCGCACGTCTGCCCGGATTGTGGGAAGGCCTTCTCCCAGATGGGTGCAATGCGCACCCACAGGCTCACCCACACAGGAGAGAGGCCGTTCAAGTGCACAGTGTGCGGCAAAGGTTTCACAATGGCGCATAAGGTAACCGTGCACATGCGCGTGCACACTGGAGAGCGGCCGTACGTGTGCTCTCAGTGCGGGAAAGCATTCTCAGATGGCAGCGTGCTAAAGCAGCACATGCTGAACCACTCAGGGGTGAGACCGTACCACTGCCAGATCTGTCCCAAGACCTACACCTGTCTGAACCACCTGAGGAGGCACCTGAAAAGTCACTCTAACATGAACTGA